The window GTTCCCGCACGATCCGCCGGCGTTCCCCGCGGACGTCTACCAGCAGACCTTGAAGACGCCGCTCGTCGTGGACAACGGGATGGTGCAGCTGCCGCAGGGGCCGGGACTCGGCGTGGAACTGCAGGACTGGATCTTCGAATGACGTCCACGGCGCCCCCGCGGGGCGGTGCCACGAACGGTCGGGTGCGGGCCGCGACGCTGGTCGCGCCCGGACGCTACGAGATCCGCGACTACCCGATGCCGGAGCCGGCGCCGGGATGCGCGCTGATCAAGATGCAGCTGTCGGGCATCTGCGGCACCGACAAGCACACGTATCAGGGGTACACGACCCAGTACGCGGGCACGGCCGCGCCGCGGCAGATTCCGTTCCCCATCATCCAGGGACACGAGAACGTCGGGACGGTCGCGGCCGTCGGCGGCGACGGCGTGTACCGCGACGTCGAGGGGACGCCGCTCGCGGTCGGCGACCGCGTCGTGGTCGGCGCCAACGTGGTGTGCGGCGCCTGTTATTACTGCCGGCACGGCTTCCCGTACTATTTTTGCGAGCGGATGGTGGACTACGGCAACAACATGAGCGCCGCCGAGCCCCCGCACCTCTTCGGAGGCTGGGCGGAATACCTCTACGTCGTTCCGGGCAGCTTCCTCCTCCGGGTGCCGGACGACGTCCCGACCGAGATCGCCGTCCTCACGGAGGTCATGGCGGTCACCGTCGGATTGGATCGGGCCAAACAGATGTCCGCGGTGCCGGACGCGCCGTTTCTCTTCGACGACACGGTGGTGGTGCTGGGCGCGGGTCCGCTCGGAATGTGCTTTTTAATGAAGGCGCGGATGCTTGGGGCCGGGACGATCGTGGCGGCGGACCTCTCGCCGTACCGGCTGGAGATGGCGCGCGCCCTCGGCGCCGACCACGCGCTGGATTCGGGGCGAACGACGGCGACCGAGCGGCTCGACGCCGTGCGCGGGCTGACCCACGGCCGCGGGGCCGACGTGGTGATCGAGTGCGCGGGCGTCCCGCAGGTGATCCCGGAAGCGCTCGAGATGCTGCGGGTCGGAGGCCTCCTGGTCGAGGCCGGCAACTTCTCGGACCTGGGCGA of the bacterium genome contains:
- a CDS encoding zinc-binding dehydrogenase, which gives rise to MRAATLVAPGRYEIRDYPMPEPAPGCALIKMQLSGICGTDKHTYQGYTTQYAGTAAPRQIPFPIIQGHENVGTVAAVGGDGVYRDVEGTPLAVGDRVVVGANVVCGACYYCRHGFPYYFCERMVDYGNNMSAAEPPHLFGGWAEYLYVVPGSFLLRVPDDVPTEIAVLTEVMAVTVGLDRAKQMSAVPDAPFLFDDTVVVLGAGPLGMCFLMKARMLGAGTIVAADLSPYRLEMARALGADHALDSGRTTATERLDAVRGLTHGRGADVVIECAGVPQVIPEALEMLRVGGLLVEAGNFSDLGDVPINPHRHLCTKSVRILGVGGEEVGSYGPSLRQMARYRRHYPLDRFVSHRFPLDQVEAAVRKSIAPDSMKVVIDPWA